In a genomic window of Henningerozyma blattae CBS 6284 chromosome 9, complete genome:
- the TBLA0I01750 gene encoding uncharacterized protein (similar to Saccharomyces cerevisiae GAL1 (YBR020W) and GAL3 (YDR009W); ancestral locus Anc_3.219) yields MSIPIFHSSGAALPKALTEKCPAVIAGFEKVYKSKPDFVSRSPGRVNLIGEHIDYADFSVLPMAIDVDMLIAVKVLDDKKNPSITLANADERFAQRKFDLPLDGSFVTIDASISDWSNYFKCGLHVAHEFLKEIEPTKFGKAPLAGLEVYCQGNVPTGSGLSSSAAFICATALAIVRSNMPTSYKMTKQDLMRITVVAEHYVGVNNGGMDQAASVCGQDDHALYVEFKPELKATAFKFPALKSTAVEFVIANTLKVSNKVETAPTNYNLRVVEVTVAAEVLAAKYGVSLKKSGTLGKGNLRDFMNAYYAKYHNVPKPWDGDVTTGIERLNKMLELVQETFGSHKSGYTVDEASAALNTSKEEFTKDYLTTFPVRFQVLKLYQRAKHVYSESLRVLDALKIMTSGQKFASDEEFFKLFGGLMNQSQESCDKLYECSCEETDKICEIALANGSYGSRLTGAGWGGCTVHLVPTENVESVKKALIEQFYKKQYPTITDTELKEAILVSKPTIGSCLYELA; encoded by the coding sequence ATGTCTATTCCAATCTTCCACTCTTCTGGTGCTGCATTACCAAAGGCCTTAACTGAAAAATGTCCAGCTGTTATTGCCGGTTTCGAAAAAGTCTACAAGTCCAAGCCAGATTTCGTCTCTAGATCTCCAGGTAGAGTCAACTTGATTGGTGAACATATCGATTATGCTGATTTCTCTGTCTTGCCAATGGCTATCGATGTTGATATGTTGATTGCTGTTAAGGTTTTGGATGACAAGAAAAACCCATCCATCACTTTAGCCAATGCGGATGAAAGATTCGCCCAAAGAAAATTCGATTTACCATTAGACGGCTCCTTTGTTACCATCGATGCCTCCATCTCTGACTGGTCCAACTACTTCAAGTGTGGTTTACACGTTGCTCATGAATTCTTAAAGGAAATCGAACCAACCAAATTCGGTAAGGCTCCATTAGCTGGTTTGGAAGTTTACTGTCAAGGTAATGTCCCAACTGGTTCTGGTTTATCCTCCTCTGCTGCCTTCATCTGTGCCACTGCTTTGGCCATTGTTAGATCCAACATGCCAACCTCTTACAAGATGACCAAACAAGATTTAATGAGAATCACTGTTGTTGCTGAACATTACGTCGGTGTTAACAACGGTGGTATGGATCAAGCTGCTTCTGTTTGTGGTCAAGATGATCATGCCTTATACGTTGAATTCAAGCCTGAATTAAAGGCCACTGCTTTCAAATTCCCAGCTTTGAAAAGCACTGCTGTTGAATTCGTCATTGCCAACACTTTGAAGGTCTCTAACAAGGTCGAAACTGCCCCAACTAACTATAACTTGAGAGTCGTTGAAGTCACTGTTGCTGCTGAAGTCTTGGCTGCCAAATACGGCGTCTCTTTGAAGAAATCCGGTACTTTAGGTAAAGGTAACTTGAGAGATTTCATGAACGCTTACTACGCTAAATACCACAACGTTCCAAAGCCATGGGATGGTGATGTTACCACCGGTATTGAAAGATTGAACAAGATGTTAGAATTGGTTCAAGAAACTTTCGGTTCTCACAAATCCGGTTACACTGTTGATGAAGCTTCTGCTGCTTTGAACACCTCTAAAGAAGAATTCACCAAGGACTACTTGACCACTTTCCCAGTCAGATTCCAAGTCTTGAAATTATACCAAAGAGCCAAGCACGTTTACTCTGAATCCTTGAGAGTCTTGGACGCTTTGAAGATCATGACTTCTGGTCAAAAATTCGCCAGCGACGAAGAATTCTTCAAGTTATTCGGTGGTTTGATGAACCAATCCCAAGAATCCTGTGACAAATTATACGAATGTTCTTGTGAAGAAACTGACAAGATCTGCGAAATCGCTTTGGCTAACGGTTCCTACGGTTCCAGATTGACTGGTGCCGGTTGGGGTGGTTGTACCGTCCATTTGGTTCCAACTGAAAACGTCGAAAGTGTCAAGAAGGCTTTGATCGAACAATTCTACAAGAAGCAATACCCAACCATCACAGACACTGAATTGAAGGAAGCCATCTTGGTCTCCAAGCCAACCATCGGTTCTTGCTTATACGAATTGGCTTAA
- the GAL10 gene encoding bifunctional UDP-glucose 4-epimerase/aldose 1-epimerase (similar to Saccharomyces cerevisiae GAL10 (YBR019C); ancestral locus Anc_3.218), with protein MTQHTPTQPQKKYVLVTGGAGYIGSHTVAELIENGYECIVVDNLDNSSYESVSRLQILTKHKITFYHTDLCDKEELRKIFVNHNIDSVIHFAGLKAVGESTQIPLKYYRNNILGTLALLELMQEYHVEKLVFSSSATVYGDATRFPDMIPIPEECPLGPTNPYGNTKYTIEKILNDLYESEKKNWKFAILRYFNPIGAHPSGLIGEDPLGIPNNLLPYMAQVAVGRREKLNVFGNDYDSRDGTPIRDYIHVVDLAKGHIAALKYLDNTKSEGLCREWNLGSGTGSTVLEVYRAFCDACGDDIPYEITGRRAGDVLNLTAKPDRATNELHWKTELNVADACKDLWKWTTENPFGYQLKGVVDKFAAQKDDFESRFITLGEGTKFEVTFANLGATIVDIKVDGQSVVLGYKDEAGYLQEDTAYIGATIGRYANRIAKGKYTLNGKEYQLTINNGENCNHGGPSTFHTKKFMGPLVQNPKKDIFTAEFLLLDFGKELNEFPGDLIIHVKYIVNVAEKTLDIEYQAELVNGEATPINMTNHTYFNLNKVNKETFAGTELRVASARSLDMDMKRVVPTGKIITREIATFDSSKPTVLGEKTPDYDYAFVIDENEKITDVNTAKRRKLTTVAKAYHPESKIGLEILTTEPTFQIYTGDWLSAGYTPRQGFAVEPGRYVDAINHEQWRESVILKRGDVYGSKIVYRFT; from the coding sequence ATGACTCAACATACTCCTACTCAGCCACAAAAGAAATACGTTTTGGTCACAGGTGGTGCTGGTTACATCGGTTCTCACACTGTTGCTGAATTGATTGAAAACGGGTACGAATGTATCGTTGTCGATAATTTGGATAATTCCTCATACGAATCTGTCTCCAGATTGCAAATCTTGACCAAGCACAAGATCACTTTCTACCACACCGATCTATGTGACAAGGAAGAATTGAGAAAGATCTTTGTCAATCACAACATCGACTCTGTTATCCATTTTGCCGGTTTGAAAGCCGTCGGTGAATCCACTCAAATCCCATTGAAATATTACAGAAATAACATCTTGGGTACTTTAGCTCTATTAGAATTGATGCAAGAATACCatgttgaaaaattagtCTTCTCCTCCTCTGCCACTGTCTATGGTGATGCCACTAGATTCCCAGATATGATCCCAATTCCAGAAGAATGTCCTTTAGGTCCAACCAACCCATACGGTAACACCAAATACACCATTGAAAAGATCTTGAACGATTTGTACGAATCTGAAAAGAAGAACTGGAAGTTCGCTATTTTAAGATACTTCAACCCAATTGGTGCTCATCCTTCCGGTTTGATCGGTGAAGATCCATTAGGTATTCCAAACAATCTTTTACCATACATGGCTCAAGTCGCTGTTGGTAGACGTGAAAAATTGAACGTTTTCGGTAACGATTACGACTCTAGAGATGGTACTCCAATTAGAGATTATATTCATGTTGTTGATTTAGCAAAGGGTCACATTGCTGCTTTGAAATACTTGGATAACACTAAATCTGAAGGTTTATGTCGTGAATGGAATTTAGGTTCTGGTACTGGTTCCACCGTCTTGGAAGTCTACAGAGCCTTCTGTGATGCCTGTGGTGATGATATCCCATATGAAATCACTGGAAGAAGAGCCGGTGatgttttgaatttaaCTGCCAAGCCAGATAGAGCCACCAATGAATTACATTGGAAGACTGAATTGAATGTTGCTGATGCTTGTAAAGATTTATGGAAATGGACTACTGAAAACCCATTCGGTTACCAATTGAAAGGTGTCGTGGATAAATTTGCTGCTCAAAAGGATGATTTCGAATCAAGATTCATTACTTTAGGTGAAGGTACTAAATTCGAAGTCACTTTTGCCAACTTAGGTGCCACCATTGTGGATATTAAAGTCGATGGTCAATCTGTTGTCTTGGGTTACAAAGATGAAGCTGGTTATTTACAAGAAGATACCGCTTATATCGGTGCCACTATTGGTAGATACGCTAACCGTATTGCCAAGGGAAAATACACTTTGAACGGTAAAGAATATCAATTAACTATCAACAATGGTGAAAACTGTAACCATGGTGGTCCATCTACTTTCCATACCAAGAAATTCATGGGCCCATTAGTTCAAAACccaaaaaaagatattttcaCTGCTGAATTCCTTTTATTAGATTTCGGcaaagaattaaatgaattccCAGGTGATTTAATCATTCATGTCAAATATATCGTTAACGTTGCTGAAAAGACTTTAGATATCGAATATCAAGCTGAATTAGTCAATGGTGAAGCTACTCCAATCAACATGACCAACCATACTTATTTCAACTTAAACAAAGTTAACAAGGAAACTTTCGCCGGTACTGAATTAAGAGTCGCTTCTGCCAGATCTTTGGATATGGATATGAAGAGAGTTGTTCCAACTGGTAAGATCATCACTAGAGAAATTGCCACTTTTGATTCCTCTAAGCCAACTGTCTTGGGTGAAAAGACTCCAGATTATGATTACGCCTTTGTCAtcgatgaaaatgaaaagatTACTGATGTTAACACTGCCAAGAGAAGAAAGTTAACCACTGTCGCTAAAGCTTACCATCCAGAATCCAAGATCGGTTTGGAAATCTTAACTACCGAACCAACTTTCCAAATTTACACCGGTGATTGGTTATCTGCAGGTTACACTCCAAGACAAGGTTTCGCTGTCGAACCAGGTAGATATGTCGATGCTATTAACCATGAACAATGGAGAGAATCTGTCATTTTGAAACGTGGTGATGTTTACGGTTCCAAGATCGTTTACAGATTTACCTaa